One Rhodospirillales bacterium DNA segment encodes these proteins:
- a CDS encoding anthranilate synthase component I, whose translation MDMMPDFSAFKSTYDAGKAQMVWTRLIADMETPVSAFLKIAHGEPMSFLFESIEGGAARGRYSFIGLKPDLIWRCFRDRCEINRFALEDREDFFPLDAPPLESLKGLIDECAMDIPDSLPPMATGLFGYMGYDTVRLMERLPDDNPDVLGVPDGMFLRPTIMAVFDNVEDVITLITPVWPNQGNAKAAFDAAESRLSEIQIALNRAIDPAVLESALDTPLADPVPVSNTTQAGYHHMVETAKEYILAGDIFQMVPSQRFAVPFNLPPFALYRTLRRLNPSPFLFFLNFDDFSVVGSSPEILVRLRDDTVTIRPIAGTRPRGADRAEDLDLEKDLLADPKEISEHLMLLDLGRNDVGRVAKTGTVTVTEQMVIERYSHVMHIVSNVEGKIKDGLDGLDSLIAGFPAGTVSGAPKVRAMEIIDELECSRRGIYGGSVGYFAANGAMDHCIALRTAVVKDDVMYVQAGGGVVADSDPEAEYQESCNKARALIRAAEEAVNTARDTKKSR comes from the coding sequence ATGGATATGATGCCTGACTTTAGCGCTTTCAAAAGCACGTATGATGCCGGAAAAGCGCAAATGGTGTGGACGCGGCTGATCGCCGACATGGAAACCCCCGTATCAGCCTTTCTAAAGATTGCCCATGGAGAACCCATGAGTTTTCTTTTTGAATCGATAGAGGGTGGAGCGGCCAGGGGTCGTTATTCCTTTATCGGGTTAAAGCCCGATCTGATCTGGCGCTGTTTCCGTGATCGATGTGAAATCAACCGCTTCGCCCTTGAAGACCGCGAAGATTTCTTTCCCCTTGATGCCCCACCGCTGGAGTCTCTCAAGGGCCTGATCGACGAATGTGCCATGGACATCCCCGATTCTCTGCCGCCTATGGCAACGGGCTTGTTTGGCTATATGGGATACGACACCGTCCGCTTGATGGAACGCCTGCCCGACGATAACCCCGATGTTTTAGGGGTTCCCGATGGCATGTTTCTTCGCCCAACCATCATGGCTGTTTTTGATAACGTTGAAGATGTCATCACCCTGATCACGCCCGTCTGGCCCAATCAAGGTAATGCGAAAGCCGCCTTTGATGCAGCTGAATCCAGACTTTCAGAAATCCAGATAGCGCTCAATCGCGCCATTGATCCAGCAGTGCTCGAAAGCGCGCTTGATACGCCACTTGCTGATCCTGTACCTGTCTCCAATACCACCCAGGCGGGCTATCACCACATGGTCGAAACAGCGAAGGAATATATCCTTGCCGGTGATATCTTCCAGATGGTGCCCTCACAACGGTTTGCGGTGCCCTTTAATCTGCCGCCCTTTGCCTTGTATCGCACCTTGCGGCGGCTTAATCCTTCGCCATTCCTGTTCTTTCTGAATTTTGACGATTTTTCCGTCGTCGGCTCAAGCCCGGAAATTTTGGTGCGCCTGCGCGATGATACCGTCACCATTCGCCCCATTGCCGGCACCCGGCCCCGGGGTGCGGACCGCGCCGAAGATCTGGATTTGGAAAAAGACCTTCTGGCTGATCCCAAGGAAATATCAGAACACCTGATGTTGCTTGATCTTGGCCGCAACGATGTTGGCCGTGTTGCCAAAACCGGCACCGTGACGGTCACCGAACAGATGGTCATTGAGCGCTATTCCCATGTCATGCACATCGTTTCCAATGTAGAAGGTAAAATCAAGGACGGCTTGGACGGTCTGGATTCTTTAATTGCCGGTTTTCCCGCAGGGACGGTTTCCGGTGCCCCAAAGGTTCGCGCGATGGAAATCATTGATGAGCTGGAATGTTCAAGGCGCGGTATTTATGGAGGCTCCGTTGGATATTTTGCCGCCAATGGCGCCATGGACCATTGCATTGCACTGCGAACCGCTGTGGTGAAGGACGACGTTATGTATGTTCAGGCTGGCGGCGGCGTGGTTGCAGATTCAGACCCAGAAGCCGAATATCAGGAAAGCTGTAACAAGGCCCGCGCCCTGATCCGGGCAGCCGAAGAAGCCGTCAACACGGCACGCGACACAAAAAAATCCCGTTAA
- the moaC gene encoding cyclic pyranopterin monophosphate synthase MoaC has protein sequence MADFTHLDEKGNARMVDVGAKEITERTATAKGRIEVSPETLVKIRDGVVAKGDVLSVARLAGIMGAKKTPDLIPLCHPLALTSILVDLEVGDEGDNAILITATCKLSGKTGVEMEALTAVSIAALTVYDMCKAADRTMRITNIHLVHKDGGKSGAFTAPGA, from the coding sequence ATGGCTGATTTCACCCATTTGGATGAAAAGGGCAACGCCCGTATGGTCGATGTTGGCGCAAAAGAAATCACCGAACGCACCGCCACGGCAAAGGGCCGGATTGAGGTTTCGCCTGAGACCCTTGTTAAAATTCGCGATGGCGTGGTTGCCAAAGGCGATGTGCTTTCCGTCGCACGGCTCGCCGGGATTATGGGTGCCAAAAAAACCCCGGACCTGATTCCGCTCTGCCATCCTTTGGCGCTGACATCCATCCTTGTGGATTTAGAAGTGGGCGATGAAGGCGACAATGCCATTTTGATCACCGCCACCTGCAAACTAAGCGGCAAAACCGGGGTCGAGATGGAGGCACTTACCGCCGTGTCCATCGCAGCACTTACGGTCTATGACATGTGCAAGGCGGCGGACCGCACCATGCGCATCACCAACATTCATTTGGTGCATAAAGACGGTGGAAAATCCGGCGCCTTCACGGCACCCGGAGCATAA
- a CDS encoding divergent polysaccharide deacetylase family protein, whose amino-acid sequence MAIPPKQNPPDDDLESDEVESGEETEEETPWWAGPRVFIYAAIGVLTLIIGIAGGIALSYKFNLGKKESVATAEPTILTPKRQHDADEMRRLRRNYPRVKIGPGIEGPPPLPLPEDEEGVVRLKPLAKAFVRPKPKPAWQRYAAKFHVIQGLPLVAVVIDDLGLNGKRTEQAIALPNAVTLSFLPYGKSLRNLTAVARERGHEILVHVPMEPSSKTQNPGTNPLLVGLGDDEIRKRLDWALSQFTGYIGVNNHMGSRFTSDRRAISVVMDELKRRELMFLDSRTSGKTIAAKVAAKINLPVVSRHIFLDDEHSPGYENVVSNLRLLEAVARREGSAIAIGHPHRETFRALEKWAPELRARGIQLVPLSKILLKRQLGKSANQK is encoded by the coding sequence GTGGCCATACCACCCAAACAAAACCCACCAGATGATGACCTGGAATCCGATGAGGTTGAATCGGGCGAAGAGACCGAAGAGGAAACCCCTTGGTGGGCGGGCCCGCGTGTTTTTATATACGCAGCCATTGGTGTTTTGACCCTGATCATTGGGATAGCCGGGGGCATTGCCCTTTCTTACAAATTTAATCTTGGAAAAAAAGAATCTGTCGCTACTGCTGAACCAACAATATTGACCCCAAAACGCCAACATGATGCAGATGAAATGCGTCGGCTCAGGCGCAATTACCCACGTGTGAAAATTGGCCCGGGCATAGAAGGACCGCCGCCGTTGCCGTTGCCCGAAGATGAAGAAGGCGTAGTCCGCCTTAAGCCGTTGGCAAAGGCATTTGTTCGTCCAAAGCCAAAACCTGCATGGCAGCGGTATGCCGCCAAGTTTCATGTTATTCAGGGCCTGCCCCTGGTTGCTGTGGTTATTGATGATTTGGGTCTGAACGGAAAACGGACCGAACAGGCCATTGCGTTGCCCAATGCGGTAACGCTTTCTTTTCTTCCCTATGGCAAAAGTCTTCGTAATCTGACGGCTGTGGCGCGTGAACGGGGCCATGAAATATTGGTTCATGTTCCAATGGAACCCAGTAGCAAAACTCAAAACCCCGGGACGAACCCGCTGTTGGTCGGACTTGGGGATGATGAAATTCGAAAGCGCCTTGATTGGGCATTGTCACAATTTACCGGTTACATCGGCGTGAACAATCACATGGGCAGTCGATTCACATCGGATCGCCGTGCCATTTCGGTGGTGATGGATGAACTGAAACGACGCGAACTGATGTTTCTTGATTCACGCACATCGGGCAAAACCATCGCTGCAAAAGTTGCTGCGAAAATTAATTTGCCGGTTGTGTCGCGTCATATCTTTCTGGATGACGAACACAGCCCCGGTTATGAGAATGTGGTGAGCAATCTTCGGTTGCTGGAGGCCGTGGCCCGTCGTGAAGGATCGGCAATTGCGATTGGCCATCCCCACAGGGAAACGTTTCGAGCATTGGAAAAATGGGCCCCGGAATTGCGCGCTAGGGGCATTCAACTGGTGCCACTTTCAAAGATTCTTCTCAAGCGCCAGCTTGGCAAAAGTGCCAACCAAAAGTAA
- the lexA gene encoding transcriptional repressor LexA, with protein sequence MLTKKQHELLIFINARLQQTGICPSFDEMKDALALKSKSGIHRLISGLEERGFIRRLAHRARALEILRLPEGAAMGSATDGNDDGDNDQDFDPNVIKGNFKSNPKPANRLDGGETVELPLHGRIAAGTPIEALRDPTNSIGVPADMVGRGDHYALEVEGDSMIEAGILDGDIAVIRQSDTANNGAIVVALVEGHEVTLKRLRRKGPSIALEPANAAYETRIFGPDQVAVQGTLVGIIRTYH encoded by the coding sequence ATGCTTACCAAAAAACAACATGAACTTCTGATTTTCATTAATGCCCGGCTTCAACAAACCGGCATTTGCCCCTCTTTCGATGAAATGAAAGACGCGCTGGCGCTTAAATCAAAATCTGGTATCCACCGGTTGATTTCCGGGCTTGAGGAACGCGGTTTTATCCGTCGTCTCGCCCATCGTGCCCGGGCACTGGAAATTCTTCGCCTGCCCGAAGGTGCGGCCATGGGCAGTGCCACAGATGGCAATGATGATGGTGATAATGATCAGGATTTCGACCCCAATGTCATCAAGGGCAATTTCAAAAGCAATCCAAAACCAGCAAACCGGCTAGACGGTGGTGAAACGGTTGAACTGCCCCTGCACGGGCGCATTGCCGCTGGCACCCCCATAGAAGCCCTGCGCGACCCCACCAATTCTATTGGTGTGCCCGCAGACATGGTTGGCAGAGGCGATCATTACGCGTTGGAGGTTGAAGGCGATTCCATGATTGAAGCGGGCATCCTGGATGGCGACATCGCCGTGATCCGGCAATCAGACACGGCCAATAACGGTGCCATCGTGGTGGCATTGGTCGAAGGGCACGAAGTCACCCTGAAAAGGCTGCGCCGCAAGGGGCCATCCATTGCTCTGGAGCCCGCCAATGCCGCGTATGAAACCCGCATCTTCGGCCCCGATCAGGTCGCTGTACAAGGCACCCTCGTCGGCATTATCCGCACATATCACTAA
- a CDS encoding aminodeoxychorismate/anthranilate synthase component II translates to MHLLIDNYDSFTYNLVHYLGELGAEIIVRRNDAISVDEAIAQGKEGIIISPGPCDPGRAGICLDLIKSGAGKVPMFGVCLGYQCIAQAFGGVVKRADTPMHGKVTPITHTACGVFEGLPSPFNATRYHSLIVERETLPDCLEITAESEDGIIMGLQHKELPIHGVQFHPESIASEHGHALLKNFLTMTKKGGIAA, encoded by the coding sequence ATGCATCTATTAATAGATAATTACGATAGCTTTACCTACAATCTGGTCCACTATCTGGGCGAGCTTGGGGCTGAGATCATTGTGCGCCGCAATGATGCGATTTCGGTCGATGAAGCCATTGCGCAAGGCAAAGAGGGAATCATCATCTCACCGGGCCCATGTGATCCGGGCCGCGCAGGCATTTGTCTTGATCTTATCAAATCCGGGGCCGGCAAAGTACCTATGTTCGGGGTTTGTCTTGGCTACCAATGCATCGCCCAAGCCTTCGGCGGCGTTGTCAAACGTGCAGACACCCCCATGCATGGCAAGGTCACCCCGATCACCCATACCGCTTGTGGCGTTTTCGAAGGCCTTCCCTCGCCCTTCAATGCCACGCGCTATCATTCCCTGATTGTCGAACGTGAAACCCTGCCTGATTGTCTTGAAATCACCGCAGAATCCGAAGACGGCATTATCATGGGGCTTCAGCACAAGGAATTGCCCATCCATGGGGTGCAGTTTCATCCAGAAAGCATCGCATCAGAACATGGACACGCGTTGCTGAAAAACTTTCTCACGATGACAAAAAAGGGAGGGATAGCGGCATGA
- a CDS encoding copper-translocating P-type ATPase produces the protein MSLESLMNDCCNHETPPDTESSCHEDAGGGAGFSESGAYICPMCPSVSSAKPGACPHCGMALELASPVASGKTVYTCPMHPDVIEDEPGDCPKCGMALEAVVGAVDDGPSAEQVDMTRRFWGSVAFTLPLLILAMGEMMPGWPKDGLMSPNIDRWAQFALASPVLLWGGAPFFVRGWNSIVTRHLNMFTLVAMGTGVAFTFSTVAVIAPEIFPVSFRGHGGGVDVYFEAAAVIVTLVLLGQVLELKARARTSQAISALLDMAPGTARIIGDDGSEKDIPLEMVTIGDHLRVRPGEKIPVDGIIMEGASAVDESMMTGEPIPVEKSSGDRVTGATLNGNGGFIMRAEKVGADTLLARIVEMVANAQRSRAPIQRLADVVAGWFVPVVLGIAVITFIVWAVFGPPPALAFGVVNAVAVLIIACPCALGLATPMSIMVGTGRGAQAGVLFRDAEALEIMERVDTLVVDKTGTLTEGKPKLVMVEAVHGADQNALLTQVASLERASEHPLAEAIVAGAMAKDLSLSPVSDFKAVIGKGVIGTVDGVQVGFGNVALMAEIGVLVSDEIVDQASALQIEGNTVMFAASGNEMAGFLAVNDPIKATTQEALSLLMKDGVAVVMLTGDNPGTAKAVADTLGIKVFHADVLPEEKGAIIQSLQNDGRTVAMAGDGVNDAPALAQAHVGIAMGTGTDVAMESAGVTLVKGDLRGIVRARRLSRATMGNIRQNLFFAFAYNTLGIPVAAGVLFPFFGLVLSPMIAGAAMSLSSVSVIANALRLGKVKL, from the coding sequence ATGTCATTAGAGAGCCTTATGAACGATTGTTGCAATCACGAAACGCCGCCTGATACAGAATCCAGCTGCCATGAAGATGCAGGTGGGGGGGCTGGGTTCTCTGAATCAGGGGCTTATATCTGCCCCATGTGTCCCTCTGTTTCTTCCGCCAAACCCGGGGCTTGTCCCCATTGCGGGATGGCCTTGGAACTGGCCTCACCGGTAGCGTCTGGGAAGACGGTCTATACCTGTCCTATGCATCCAGATGTGATTGAGGATGAACCGGGCGATTGTCCCAAATGTGGGATGGCACTGGAAGCGGTTGTCGGTGCTGTAGACGATGGCCCATCTGCGGAACAGGTGGATATGACCCGGCGATTCTGGGGATCGGTTGCTTTTACGCTACCGCTTTTGATTCTTGCGATGGGAGAGATGATGCCGGGGTGGCCCAAAGACGGATTGATGTCACCGAACATTGACCGTTGGGCCCAGTTTGCATTGGCGAGCCCGGTTTTATTATGGGGGGGTGCGCCCTTTTTTGTGCGCGGCTGGAATTCCATTGTGACGCGTCATCTCAACATGTTCACGCTGGTTGCGATGGGCACAGGGGTTGCCTTCACCTTTTCAACCGTTGCCGTGATTGCACCGGAAATTTTCCCTGTTTCTTTCCGGGGCCATGGTGGCGGCGTTGATGTTTATTTTGAAGCAGCTGCGGTCATTGTCACATTGGTTTTGCTGGGGCAAGTGCTGGAATTAAAGGCACGGGCGAGAACATCCCAGGCCATAAGTGCACTTTTGGACATGGCACCGGGGACGGCCCGGATCATTGGTGACGATGGCAGCGAAAAAGATATTCCCTTAGAGATGGTGACCATCGGGGATCATTTGCGGGTGCGCCCGGGAGAAAAAATTCCCGTTGATGGGATCATCATGGAAGGGGCCAGCGCCGTAGACGAATCCATGATGACTGGCGAGCCAATACCGGTGGAAAAATCATCGGGTGACCGGGTGACGGGAGCAACCCTGAACGGCAATGGCGGCTTTATCATGCGGGCCGAAAAAGTCGGCGCCGATACCTTGTTGGCACGGATCGTGGAAATGGTTGCCAATGCCCAGCGTTCCCGCGCACCGATCCAGCGTTTGGCCGATGTGGTCGCCGGTTGGTTTGTGCCGGTGGTTTTGGGAATTGCAGTGATCACCTTTATTGTTTGGGCTGTGTTTGGGCCGCCGCCCGCGCTTGCCTTTGGGGTTGTGAATGCGGTGGCAGTGTTAATTATCGCCTGTCCCTGTGCATTGGGTCTTGCGACCCCGATGTCCATCATGGTGGGCACCGGGCGCGGGGCACAGGCCGGGGTTTTGTTTCGTGATGCCGAAGCGTTGGAAATTATGGAACGTGTGGACACCCTGGTGGTGGACAAGACCGGGACCCTGACCGAAGGCAAGCCAAAATTGGTGATGGTTGAAGCTGTTCATGGGGCGGATCAGAACGCGTTGCTGACCCAAGTGGCATCATTAGAACGCGCCAGCGAACACCCATTGGCCGAAGCCATCGTTGCAGGTGCCATGGCCAAAGACCTTTCTTTAAGCCCCGTGAGCGACTTTAAAGCCGTGATTGGCAAAGGCGTGATCGGAACGGTGGACGGTGTTCAGGTCGGCTTTGGTAATGTTGCCTTGATGGCTGAGATCGGGGTTTTGGTCAGTGACGAAATAGTAGATCAAGCCAGTGCGCTACAAATTGAGGGCAACACGGTGATGTTTGCGGCATCGGGCAATGAAATGGCTGGTTTTTTGGCTGTGAATGATCCGATCAAGGCAACCACGCAGGAGGCATTATCGCTTTTGATGAAAGATGGTGTGGCCGTGGTCATGCTGACCGGAGACAACCCGGGCACGGCTAAAGCGGTTGCGGACACATTGGGAATAAAAGTTTTTCATGCCGATGTGTTGCCGGAAGAAAAGGGTGCCATCATCCAATCACTTCAAAATGACGGGCGAACCGTTGCCATGGCCGGTGATGGTGTCAATGATGCGCCAGCGCTGGCCCAAGCCCATGTTGGCATCGCCATGGGCACAGGCACGGATGTTGCTATGGAAAGTGCGGGGGTGACATTGGTAAAGGGTGATTTGCGGGGCATTGTTCGGGCAAGGCGGTTGTCGCGCGCCACCATGGGAAACATTCGCCAAAATTTGTTTTTTGCATTTGCCTATAACACGCTGGGCATTCCAGTAGCGGCAGGGGTGCTCTTCCCGTTTTTCGGGCTTGTGTTATCCCCAATGATTGCGGGTGCGGCAATGAGCCTCAGTTCAGTTTCTGTGATTGCCAATGCCCTTCGTCTTGGCAAAGTAAAGCTTTAG
- the trpC gene encoding indole-3-glycerol phosphate synthase TrpC yields MSDILAKICEEKRREVSSRAGTIQASVLADAAKAAPPVRGFKNALAERANAGKYGLIAEIKKASPSAGLIREDFDPATLAKAYEDGGATCLSVLTDTPYFQGRDDYLIAARNACSLPVLRKDFMIDPYQVTEARAIGADCILLIMAVLDDGLAREMADAAASFDMDVLVEVHDEAELERAALLGTGLIGINNRNLRTLKTDIAVTEQLAPLAPKDAILVSESGIRTADDLSRMAAACAGGPRCFLVGESLMRQVDVTQATRELLSQKSSLQKDSDHG; encoded by the coding sequence GTGTCGGATATCCTTGCTAAAATTTGCGAAGAAAAGCGCCGCGAGGTTTCATCACGGGCTGGCACCATTCAGGCCTCCGTTCTGGCCGATGCGGCGAAGGCTGCCCCACCCGTCCGGGGCTTTAAGAACGCCCTGGCAGAACGCGCCAATGCGGGCAAATATGGCTTGATCGCAGAGATAAAAAAAGCCAGCCCATCGGCAGGGCTTATCAGGGAAGATTTTGATCCAGCCACTTTGGCAAAGGCATACGAAGACGGCGGGGCCACCTGTCTTTCGGTGCTGACCGACACGCCGTATTTTCAAGGGCGCGATGATTACCTGATTGCCGCGCGCAACGCCTGTTCATTGCCGGTTTTGCGCAAGGATTTCATGATTGACCCCTATCAGGTTACCGAAGCACGGGCCATTGGTGCCGATTGTATCTTGCTGATTATGGCTGTGCTTGATGATGGTTTGGCCCGTGAAATGGCCGATGCCGCAGCCAGTTTTGATATGGATGTTCTGGTCGAAGTTCATGATGAAGCAGAACTGGAACGCGCAGCCCTGCTGGGCACCGGATTGATCGGCATTAACAACCGCAATTTGCGCACGCTTAAAACGGATATTGCGGTGACGGAACAGCTGGCCCCGCTGGCCCCCAAAGATGCGATTTTGGTATCTGAAAGCGGTATCCGGACTGCGGATGATCTATCGCGCATGGCAGCCGCTTGTGCCGGTGGCCCCAGATGTTTTCTGGTCGGTGAATCCCTGATGCGCCAAGTTGACGTAACCCAAGCCACCCGCGAATTGCTTTCACAAAAATCTTCGCTGCAAAAGGATTCTGATCATGGCTGA
- a CDS encoding molybdopterin molybdotransferase MoeA, translating into MTCARRRTAPCASPTFIWCIKTVENPAPSRHPEHNVADLISVEQARTKIIDAFKPLACETVALNDAHGRVLGETIAARRTQPPVAVSAMDGYAVRACDVATTPISLSVIGEAPAGGAFDGLVGPGQAVRIFTGGPVPKGADAIVLQEDTDMGPETVEIKEAPPLGQHIRCAGIDFSEGDELINAGTYLTARHIGLAAAMNYPDLPVTRKPVIALLATGDEIVRPGDPIGPNQIVSSNGPALSALIKAQGGEPKDLGIARDTEDSIRTLIKGAVGTDLLITMGGVSVGDKDLVRKVLSEEGMEINFWRIAMKPGKPLMFGQLGDVPVLGLPGNPVSSLVCAILYLKPAIDHMLGRPKSAMQMTRAILGADLAANNFREDFMRASLDLDVDGNACASPFNLQDSSQMATLARAGCLIHRPANAPPAKAGDAVNVIALSGS; encoded by the coding sequence ATGACATGTGCAAGGCGGCGGACCGCACCATGCGCATCACCAACATTCATTTGGTGCATAAAGACGGTGGAAAATCCGGCGCCTTCACGGCACCCGGAGCATAACGTGGCTGATCTTATTTCCGTAGAACAGGCCCGAACCAAAATCATCGATGCGTTCAAGCCGCTGGCATGTGAAACCGTGGCTTTAAACGATGCCCATGGACGCGTGCTTGGTGAAACCATTGCCGCCAGACGCACGCAACCCCCGGTCGCCGTCTCAGCCATGGATGGCTATGCCGTGCGCGCCTGCGATGTCGCCACCACCCCCATATCGCTGAGCGTGATTGGCGAAGCCCCGGCAGGCGGTGCCTTTGACGGATTGGTTGGGCCCGGTCAGGCGGTGCGCATCTTTACCGGCGGGCCAGTGCCCAAAGGGGCCGATGCCATTGTGTTGCAAGAAGACACCGACATGGGCCCTGAAACCGTAGAGATCAAAGAAGCTCCCCCTTTGGGTCAGCACATCCGATGCGCCGGGATCGATTTTTCTGAAGGCGACGAACTAATCAATGCGGGCACGTATTTGACCGCGCGTCATATTGGTCTGGCCGCCGCCATGAATTATCCAGACCTACCCGTCACCCGCAAACCGGTGATCGCCCTTCTGGCAACGGGGGATGAAATTGTGCGCCCCGGTGACCCCATTGGCCCCAACCAGATCGTCAGTTCCAATGGCCCAGCGCTTTCCGCCCTGATCAAGGCCCAGGGTGGTGAACCCAAAGACCTTGGCATTGCGCGAGACACCGAAGATTCTATCCGTACCCTGATCAAGGGGGCCGTCGGCACAGATCTTTTGATCACCATGGGCGGGGTTTCTGTTGGGGATAAGGATTTGGTGCGAAAAGTCCTCAGCGAAGAAGGCATGGAAATAAATTTTTGGCGCATTGCCATGAAACCGGGCAAACCCTTGATGTTTGGCCAGTTGGGGGATGTGCCCGTGTTGGGCTTGCCCGGCAATCCGGTATCTTCGCTTGTGTGTGCCATTTTATATTTAAAGCCAGCCATTGACCACATGCTGGGCAGGCCCAAATCTGCCATGCAGATGACCCGGGCCATTTTAGGGGCTGATTTAGCGGCCAATAATTTTCGGGAAGATTTTATGCGGGCATCCCTTGATCTCGATGTTGATGGCAATGCGTGCGCAAGCCCCTTTAATCTTCAGGATTCGTCCCAAATGGCGACCTTGGCCCGGGCTGGGTGCCTGATCCACCGCCCGGCCAACGCACCCCCGGCAAAGGCCGGCGATGCGGTCAATGTCATTGCTCTATCTGGAAGTTGA
- the trpD gene encoding anthranilate phosphoribosyltransferase, whose amino-acid sequence MNAETTNPAFKGFIAQVADGGKLTRAQSEEAFEIIMSGEATPSQMGAFLMALRVRGETIDEITGAATVMRAKALAIKAPDDAIDTCGTGGDASGTYNISTGAAMVVAAAGVPVAKHGNRALSSKSGSADVLAALGVNIDCDMALVEEAISTINVGFLMAPRHHAAMRHVGPTRVELGTRTIFNLLGPLSNPAGTKRQLIGVFQRQWTEPMATVLGQLGTERAWVVHGSDGLDEITTTGATYVSEIKDGHVTNFEITPEDAGLDRADPADLKGGDAKTNAKAITDIYSGEKNAYRDIVVLNAGAALVVANKAPDLKAGVAMASDLIDQGKAAETLAQLVAISNRG is encoded by the coding sequence ATGAATGCTGAGACAACAAACCCTGCATTCAAGGGGTTCATTGCACAGGTCGCCGATGGTGGAAAACTAACCCGGGCGCAATCAGAAGAAGCCTTTGAAATCATCATGTCGGGCGAGGCAACGCCGTCACAGATGGGCGCCTTTTTAATGGCGTTGCGGGTACGTGGCGAAACCATTGATGAGATCACCGGGGCGGCAACCGTCATGCGCGCCAAGGCATTGGCAATCAAAGCACCCGATGATGCCATCGACACCTGCGGCACAGGCGGGGACGCCAGCGGCACCTATAATATTTCAACCGGTGCGGCCATGGTTGTTGCAGCCGCAGGCGTGCCTGTCGCCAAGCACGGCAACCGTGCGCTCAGTTCCAAATCCGGTTCTGCCGATGTGTTGGCTGCCCTTGGGGTGAACATTGACTGTGATATGGCTTTGGTTGAAGAAGCAATTTCCACCATCAACGTCGGCTTCCTGATGGCACCGCGCCACCATGCTGCCATGCGTCATGTCGGGCCAACGCGGGTCGAGCTGGGCACACGAACCATCTTTAATTTGCTGGGCCCACTGTCCAACCCTGCGGGCACCAAACGTCAATTAATTGGTGTGTTCCAACGCCAATGGACGGAACCCATGGCAACGGTTCTTGGCCAATTGGGAACAGAGCGTGCATGGGTCGTTCATGGGTCTGATGGGTTGGATGAAATCACCACCACCGGGGCCACATATGTTTCCGAAATCAAAGACGGCCATGTTACAAATTTTGAAATTACCCCCGAAGATGCGGGCCTTGACCGGGCAGACCCGGCAGACCTGAAAGGCGGTGATGCTAAGACCAACGCAAAGGCCATCACGGATATATATAGCGGTGAAAAAAATGCCTATCGCGACATCGTTGTTTTAAATGCCGGGGCCGCACTGGTGGTTGCCAACAAGGCCCCGGATTTAAAAGCGGGCGTTGCCATGGCATCTGATCTGATTGATCAAGGCAAGGCAGCCGAGACCCTGGCCCAACTTGTTGCCATTTCCAACCGCGGATAA